A stretch of Metabacillus sp. FJAT-52054 DNA encodes these proteins:
- a CDS encoding 2-dehydropantoate 2-reductase gives MKVGIIGGGAIGLLFAAYLNRNHQLTVYTNTEAQAADIRNQGIAVIKDGETEISYPHASSARHYEEKLLIVTVKQFHLPFIFNHLSPEEPKTLLFLQNGMGHIKSLSNLKGHTIYTGSVSHGAEKKGEREVQENGIGTTIFSPFPEGTGSEMIESLSTADFPFVYRSGWYEILAGKLLVNACINPLTGLLNVRNGQLIEDPHYHLLLKQVFDEVFPVLELGDEADQWKTVEDICRATSNNVSSMLQDLRMGRKTEIDAIAGYVLDLASDKNITAPILSFLTNAIKGLENN, from the coding sequence ATGAAAGTCGGAATAATTGGCGGCGGGGCGATCGGCTTATTATTTGCAGCCTATTTAAACCGGAATCATCAGCTTACCGTCTATACAAATACAGAAGCGCAGGCAGCTGATATACGCAATCAGGGGATTGCGGTTATTAAAGATGGAGAAACTGAAATCAGTTATCCTCATGCTTCTTCTGCCAGGCATTATGAAGAGAAGCTGCTGATTGTGACTGTCAAGCAATTTCACCTCCCTTTCATCTTCAATCATCTTTCCCCAGAAGAACCAAAAACCCTTCTCTTTTTACAAAATGGAATGGGGCACATTAAGAGTTTGTCTAATTTAAAAGGACACACCATTTACACTGGCTCCGTTAGTCATGGCGCCGAAAAAAAAGGAGAAAGGGAAGTTCAGGAAAACGGCATCGGAACGACGATCTTCTCACCCTTTCCGGAAGGAACCGGCAGTGAAATGATTGAATCTCTCAGCACAGCAGATTTTCCGTTTGTCTATCGTTCTGGCTGGTATGAGATTCTTGCCGGAAAGCTGCTCGTAAATGCATGCATTAATCCGCTTACAGGGCTGCTCAATGTCCGTAATGGCCAGCTCATAGAAGATCCTCATTATCATCTTTTGCTAAAACAAGTTTTTGATGAGGTTTTCCCGGTTTTGGAACTGGGGGATGAAGCCGATCAGTGGAAAACAGTAGAGGATATATGCAGAGCAACATCCAATAACGTGTCGTCGATGCTTCAGGATTTGCGTATGGGCAGAAAAACTGAGATTGATGCAATAGCAGGCTATGTCCTGGATCTGGCATCAGATAAAAACATAACGGCTCCAATTCTTTCGTTCTTAACGAACGCAATAAAAGGACTGGAAAACAACTAA
- the rpmF gene encoding 50S ribosomal protein L32, protein MAVPFRRTSKTRKRLRRTHFKLQVPGMVECPNCGDMKLSHRVCKACGTYKGKEVVEK, encoded by the coding sequence ATGGCTGTACCTTTTAGAAGAACTTCTAAAACAAGAAAAAGATTGCGTCGTACACACTTCAAATTGCAAGTGCCTGGTATGGTAGAATGCCCTAACTGCGGTGATATGAAATTGTCTCACCGTGTCTGCAAAGCTTGCGGAACATACAAAGGAAAAGAAGTAGTGGAAAAATAA
- a CDS encoding DUF177 domain-containing protein, which produces MKWLINQLYQYQSKGLELDEKIDLTELINEHKDVRDISPVHVTGRAAIQSDKATFQLTVTGVLTLPCARTLVDVRFPFHIETTEVYLLKPTDYDEELEGEIHTLDSDEVDLIPAIKELILLEIPMQVFSDSVNEEGAAPQEGRDWKVVSEEENKNKVDPRMAELAKFFDNNNES; this is translated from the coding sequence ATGAAATGGTTAATCAACCAGTTATATCAATATCAAAGCAAAGGATTGGAATTGGACGAGAAAATCGATCTCACCGAGCTCATCAATGAGCATAAAGACGTGAGAGATATTTCGCCTGTCCATGTAACCGGCAGAGCCGCGATCCAATCGGATAAAGCAACGTTTCAGCTGACTGTAACAGGGGTCTTGACTCTTCCATGTGCCAGAACGCTTGTAGATGTTCGATTCCCTTTTCATATTGAGACGACTGAAGTATACCTATTGAAACCGACAGACTATGACGAGGAACTTGAAGGAGAAATTCATACGCTTGATAGCGATGAAGTTGATTTAATTCCAGCAATTAAAGAATTGATTCTTCTCGAAATTCCAATGCAGGTCTTCAGCGACAGCGTTAACGAAGAAGGAGCCGCCCCTCAGGAAGGCAGGGACTGGAAGGTCGTGTCTGAAGAGGAAAACAAAAACAAAGTGGATCCAAGAATGGCTGAACTGGCCAAATTCTTCGATAACAATAATGAAAGCTAA
- the bshC gene encoding bacillithiol biosynthesis cysteine-adding enzyme BshC yields MEIFEFSLQSANPFVNAMIEKTLDIHTYFDYDISQEDVYTKRRDDLLKRSFNRTELCSYLKSYNEKFQAPAAMRNIERLLDEKSTVVVGGQQAGLLTGPLYTIHKVISILALAKQQEEKLGSPVIPVFWVAGEDHDFDEINHVYIQKNDRVKKKAISQRYLNKRSVAYAELDHAACKRWMEEVIQSFGETQHTKGLLKKLTMYMEKSSTYTEFFEWLIMDLFGSEGIVLIQSADAGLRELETEYFSAMIHKNDKLARGVMDQQQIIRENGFSPIIETVFESANLFYEADDERLLMQRLESGGFADKENRISFTKQEFLSELAACPEKFSNNVVTRPIMQELVLPTLAFIAGPGELSYWAELKLAFETMDIKMPPVVPRLNVTILERSIETDLKDIQVGIPEALNGNLAKMKEQWLIKNQEIEVDGLADDAIREITRIHDQLAIKIAGEYRGMEAYSHKNKQFIVRQIDLLKKETKKNIELKHHHILAKFDRAEWAISPEGSLQERIWNIYYYLNKYGSQFPQNLAGLSYSFNNQHKVVKI; encoded by the coding sequence ATGGAGATATTCGAGTTCTCCCTGCAATCGGCGAATCCGTTTGTCAATGCAATGATTGAGAAAACGTTAGATATTCATACATATTTTGACTATGACATCAGCCAGGAGGATGTCTATACAAAAAGACGTGATGACCTATTAAAGCGGTCATTTAACCGAACAGAATTATGCTCTTATTTAAAATCCTACAATGAAAAATTTCAGGCTCCTGCCGCAATGAGGAATATTGAACGGCTGCTTGATGAGAAAAGCACTGTTGTAGTAGGCGGACAGCAGGCTGGGTTATTAACCGGTCCGCTATATACCATTCATAAGGTCATATCCATCCTTGCTTTGGCCAAACAGCAGGAGGAGAAGCTTGGGTCTCCGGTTATCCCTGTGTTTTGGGTAGCGGGTGAGGACCATGATTTTGATGAAATCAATCATGTTTATATTCAAAAAAATGATCGGGTGAAAAAGAAAGCCATCAGTCAGCGGTATTTGAATAAGCGCTCTGTAGCCTATGCGGAACTCGATCACGCAGCCTGTAAAAGGTGGATGGAAGAAGTCATTCAGTCCTTTGGAGAAACACAGCATACAAAAGGGCTTTTAAAGAAACTCACTATGTATATGGAGAAGTCCTCTACTTATACCGAATTTTTCGAATGGCTGATTATGGATCTATTTGGCTCAGAGGGGATTGTCCTGATTCAGTCTGCAGACGCAGGTCTTCGTGAGCTTGAAACAGAGTATTTCTCTGCTATGATTCATAAAAATGATAAACTTGCGCGCGGTGTAATGGATCAGCAGCAAATAATCAGAGAAAATGGATTCTCGCCCATTATCGAAACGGTTTTTGAAAGTGCTAACCTGTTTTATGAAGCGGATGATGAGCGGCTTCTTATGCAGCGCCTCGAATCAGGCGGATTCGCAGATAAAGAAAATCGAATCTCCTTCACAAAGCAGGAGTTTTTGAGCGAGTTAGCTGCCTGTCCAGAGAAATTCAGCAACAATGTTGTGACAAGACCGATTATGCAGGAGCTTGTTCTCCCTACTCTGGCTTTTATTGCGGGTCCAGGTGAGCTTTCCTACTGGGCGGAATTGAAGCTCGCCTTTGAAACAATGGATATTAAAATGCCGCCGGTCGTGCCAAGATTAAATGTAACCATCCTGGAGCGTTCAATCGAAACTGACTTGAAGGATATTCAAGTGGGCATTCCTGAAGCATTAAACGGAAACCTTGCCAAAATGAAGGAACAGTGGCTGATTAAAAATCAGGAGATTGAAGTTGATGGGCTGGCAGATGATGCTATTCGTGAAATTACCCGAATTCATGATCAGCTTGCAATTAAAATTGCTGGAGAATATCGCGGTATGGAAGCTTACTCTCATAAGAATAAGCAGTTCATCGTTAGGCAAATAGACCTGTTGAAGAAAGAAACCAAGAAGAACATCGAATTGAAACACCATCACATTTTAGCGAAATTTGACAGGGCAGAATGGGCTATTTCTCCGGAAGGCAGTCTGCAGGAAAGAATCTGGAACATATATTACTATTTAAACAAGTACGGAAGTCAATTCCCGCAAAATCTTGCAGGTTTGTCATATTCCTTTAATAATCAACATAAGGTTGTCAAAATTTAA
- a CDS encoding acyl-CoA carboxylase subunit beta, with protein MVELNDQLKQKIAQAEAGGHQKYHDKSREQGKLFVRDRLKQLFDNGQYSEDGKFANHLAGDLPADGVVTAIGQIHGQTVCVMANDSTVKAGSWGARTVEKIIRIQETAEKLMVPLLYLVDSAGARITDQLDMFPNRRGAGKIFHNQVRLSGMIPQICLLFGPSAAGGAYIPAFCDIVIMVEGNASMYLGSPRMAEKVIGEKVSLEEMGGARMHCSVSGCGDVLVSTEEEAIAEARTYLTYFPANFKNRPSETEPAAPVSEKLLSSIIPENQNAPFDMYDAIDSLIDGGSFFEIKRLFAQELITGLARIDGKPVGIVANQPRVKGGVLFVDSADKAAKFVALCDAFQIPLLFLADVPGFMIGTKVERAGIIRHGAKMIAAMSSATVPRISVIVRKAYGAGLYAMSGPAFEPDCCIALPSAQIAVMGPEAAVNAVYSNKINEIEDPKERLKYVMEKQQEYKETIDIYRLASEMIIDHIVGADDLRQELIVRFKQYESKEEPLPYRKHPVYPV; from the coding sequence ATGGTAGAGCTGAACGATCAATTAAAGCAAAAAATTGCTCAAGCAGAAGCAGGCGGTCATCAAAAATATCATGATAAATCCCGAGAACAGGGAAAACTTTTTGTCAGGGACCGGCTAAAACAGCTTTTTGATAATGGTCAGTATTCGGAGGACGGCAAGTTTGCGAATCACCTTGCAGGAGATCTTCCGGCTGATGGAGTGGTAACGGCGATTGGACAGATACACGGGCAAACGGTATGTGTGATGGCCAACGATTCAACAGTTAAGGCAGGTTCCTGGGGAGCAAGAACTGTCGAAAAAATTATCCGGATCCAGGAGACGGCAGAGAAATTAATGGTGCCGCTCCTGTACTTAGTGGATTCAGCCGGAGCAAGAATTACGGATCAGCTGGATATGTTCCCAAACCGGAGAGGCGCAGGAAAGATTTTTCATAATCAGGTCAGGCTATCCGGAATGATTCCACAGATTTGTTTGCTATTTGGCCCATCTGCAGCTGGAGGAGCTTACATTCCTGCATTCTGTGACATTGTGATTATGGTGGAAGGAAATGCGTCCATGTATCTTGGTTCGCCTCGAATGGCAGAGAAGGTCATTGGGGAGAAGGTATCGCTTGAGGAAATGGGAGGAGCCAGAATGCATTGCAGTGTAAGCGGCTGCGGTGATGTGCTCGTATCTACTGAGGAAGAAGCAATTGCTGAAGCCCGGACATACTTGACGTATTTTCCGGCAAATTTTAAAAACAGGCCCTCCGAAACAGAACCGGCAGCTCCGGTAAGTGAAAAATTGCTGTCTTCGATTATTCCGGAAAATCAAAATGCTCCATTTGATATGTATGACGCAATTGATTCATTGATCGATGGGGGCAGCTTTTTTGAAATTAAAAGGCTGTTCGCACAGGAGTTAATCACGGGACTTGCCAGGATTGACGGAAAGCCTGTAGGCATTGTTGCCAATCAGCCGCGTGTTAAAGGCGGGGTGCTTTTCGTGGATTCAGCTGATAAAGCGGCAAAGTTTGTTGCATTATGTGATGCCTTTCAAATTCCGCTGCTTTTCCTTGCAGATGTACCGGGTTTCATGATTGGAACAAAAGTGGAAAGAGCGGGAATCATCCGCCACGGGGCGAAAATGATTGCAGCGATGAGTTCTGCCACCGTGCCGAGAATTTCTGTTATTGTAAGAAAGGCATATGGAGCAGGGTTATATGCGATGTCAGGTCCGGCATTTGAACCGGATTGCTGTATTGCGCTTCCGTCAGCGCAAATTGCCGTAATGGGACCTGAAGCCGCTGTCAATGCGGTTTACTCCAATAAGATCAATGAAATAGAGGATCCAAAAGAACGACTGAAATATGTGATGGAAAAGCAGCAGGAATACAAAGAAACGATCGACATATACAGGCTTGCATCCGAAATGATTATTGACCATATTGTTGGAGCGGATGATCTGCGACAGGAATTGATTGTCCGGTTTAAACAATATGAATCAAAGGAAGAACCGCTGCCTTACCGTAAGCACCCGGTTTATCCGGTATAA
- the mraZ gene encoding division/cell wall cluster transcriptional repressor MraZ, which translates to MFMGEYQHTIDAKGRMIVPAKFRDGLGESFVLTRGLDQCLFGYPMSEWIIMEDKLKTLPLTKKDARAFTRFFFSGAVECELDKQGRINIASPLLNYAKLEKDCVVIGVSNRIELWSKPIWEDYIDQQEDSFAEIAENMIDFDI; encoded by the coding sequence ATGTTCATGGGGGAATATCAGCACACAATCGATGCAAAAGGCCGCATGATCGTCCCAGCAAAATTCCGTGATGGGTTAGGTGAGTCATTTGTCCTAACAAGAGGGCTGGACCAATGTCTATTCGGCTATCCCATGTCAGAGTGGATCATCATGGAAGATAAACTCAAAACTCTGCCGCTAACTAAAAAAGACGCTCGGGCGTTTACACGATTCTTCTTTTCAGGTGCAGTTGAATGTGAACTGGATAAACAGGGGCGGATTAATATTGCATCCCCTCTGCTGAATTACGCTAAGCTTGAAAAAGATTGCGTTGTCATTGGGGTATCAAATCGAATTGAACTATGGAGCAAGCCGATTTGGGAAGACTATATAGACCAGCAGGAAGACTCTTTCGCAGAAATTGCTGAAAACATGATTGATTTTGATATATAA
- a CDS encoding biotin carboxylase N-terminal domain-containing protein has translation MKKVLIANRGEIASRIIETCKQMGIETIAIFSDADQDLPYVKEADYSFRIGEAPVGKSYLLADSILELAVREGADAIHPGYGFLSENSDFVRKTEELGLLFIGPSSDVIEKMGDKVLARKTMMEAGIPVVPGSELDLDTLEQAAEKAEQIGYPVMLKASGGGGGIGMHLCQDKSDLEKVYASAKNRAKAYFGNDEVFIEKYIAESRHIEVQIFGDMHGNIVHLYERECSVQRRNQKVIEEAPSPSISEETRGKICKAAVQAALHVGYRNAGTVEFIMDDQEQFYFLEMNTRLQVEHRVTEMITGLDLVKWQILAARGETLPLNQGEIRKIGHAFEFRLYAEDPEKFIPSPGKLNVFTYPEPTGFILDRTYTEGNQITPFYDPLIAKAVVYGETRDAAMEKAAEVFKGMQIEGVNSNLPLFVKVIKDEEFKSGQYTTSLLKKSKIVG, from the coding sequence TTGAAAAAAGTATTGATTGCAAACAGGGGTGAAATTGCTTCGCGGATCATTGAGACGTGCAAGCAGATGGGGATTGAGACGATTGCTATTTTTTCAGATGCGGATCAGGACCTGCCGTATGTAAAGGAAGCGGATTATTCCTTCCGCATTGGTGAGGCACCTGTAGGGAAATCATATCTTCTCGCAGATTCTATTTTGGAATTAGCAGTGAGAGAAGGGGCAGATGCAATCCATCCGGGTTATGGATTTCTCTCGGAGAATAGTGATTTTGTCCGAAAAACAGAGGAACTTGGATTACTGTTTATTGGACCATCGTCTGATGTGATTGAAAAAATGGGCGATAAGGTTCTTGCAAGAAAAACCATGATGGAAGCAGGAATACCCGTAGTGCCGGGCAGTGAGCTTGATTTGGACACACTGGAGCAGGCTGCTGAGAAAGCAGAACAAATCGGCTATCCTGTGATGCTGAAAGCAAGCGGGGGCGGAGGCGGGATCGGTATGCATCTTTGCCAGGACAAATCAGATCTTGAAAAAGTGTATGCATCCGCTAAAAACAGAGCAAAAGCTTACTTTGGTAATGACGAGGTTTTTATTGAAAAGTATATTGCTGAGTCCCGCCATATTGAAGTTCAAATATTCGGGGATATGCATGGGAATATCGTTCACTTGTATGAAAGGGAGTGCTCGGTTCAGCGCAGAAATCAAAAGGTAATTGAAGAAGCGCCGTCTCCAAGTATTTCAGAAGAAACACGCGGAAAAATATGCAAGGCAGCCGTTCAGGCAGCTCTTCATGTGGGCTATAGAAACGCGGGGACCGTCGAATTCATTATGGATGATCAGGAGCAATTTTATTTTCTTGAAATGAATACCCGCCTGCAGGTGGAGCACCGTGTGACTGAAATGATTACAGGGCTGGATTTGGTAAAGTGGCAGATTCTGGCTGCCAGAGGAGAAACTCTTCCCCTCAATCAGGGTGAGATCCGTAAAATTGGCCATGCATTTGAATTCAGACTTTATGCAGAGGACCCGGAAAAATTCATTCCGTCACCTGGAAAATTGAATGTGTTTACATACCCTGAGCCAACAGGTTTCATTTTGGACCGGACCTATACAGAAGGAAATCAAATTACGCCATTTTATGATCCCCTAATCGCAAAAGCGGTTGTATATGGTGAAACTCGCGATGCAGCTATGGAAAAGGCGGCCGAAGTTTTTAAAGGAATGCAAATTGAAGGGGTTAATTCCAATTTGCCTTTGTTTGTAAAGGTGATAAAGGACGAAGAGTTTAAATCAGGCCAGTACACTACATCATTATTAAAAAAATCAAAAATCGTCGGGTAA
- a CDS encoding DUF3397 family protein, with amino-acid sequence MKGLVSVLLGAAAFAPAICFMLLIFTLKALTGNGKKALLAASDLSVFLFFFSVYIKMTTIWEMPSLIYLYWSLVGWFLVFILFFAMSKWKRPRKALKKMWRLSFLVYFMASFILLIYGAGLYILNELN; translated from the coding sequence GTGAAGGGACTAGTTTCAGTATTACTCGGTGCTGCAGCGTTTGCACCTGCTATATGCTTTATGCTGTTAATCTTTACTTTGAAAGCTTTGACCGGAAATGGGAAAAAGGCTTTGCTCGCCGCATCTGATTTAAGTGTTTTTCTTTTTTTCTTCTCAGTGTATATAAAAATGACCACAATCTGGGAGATGCCTTCCTTAATCTATTTGTACTGGAGTTTAGTTGGCTGGTTCCTCGTGTTCATACTATTCTTTGCGATGTCTAAATGGAAAAGGCCAAGGAAAGCTTTGAAAAAGATGTGGAGACTATCCTTCTTAGTATATTTCATGGCGTCCTTTATTTTATTGATTTATGGCGCCGGTCTTTATATCCTGAATGAACTCAACTAG
- a CDS encoding acetyl-CoA carboxylase biotin carboxyl carrier protein subunit encodes MKEVTASMAGTVLNVLVEAGAAVASGQDLLMLESMKMEIPVESAYSGTVKEIKVQMGDFVNEGDVLVLLED; translated from the coding sequence ATGAAAGAAGTTACAGCAAGCATGGCAGGTACAGTATTAAACGTATTAGTTGAAGCAGGTGCAGCCGTAGCATCGGGACAGGATTTACTGATGCTTGAATCAATGAAGATGGAGATTCCTGTTGAATCTGCTTATTCAGGAACTGTTAAGGAAATAAAAGTTCAAATGGGCGATTTCGTAAACGAAGGGGATGTCCTCGTTTTACTAGAGGATTAA
- a CDS encoding enoyl-CoA hydratase/isomerase family protein, with product MENKVLVSDVGDGMIEVRLNRAEKRNAIDFGVMEELEAFLDQYEQDDQVRGLILTGSGDAAFCSGGDLSAFHSLKTEEESFRMLHRMGKILYRFAMFPAPVCALINGTAVGGGCELAMAADIRYAKKGIRMGFIQGTLSITTGWGGGSLLMERVDSSKAIGLLCSANIYGAHELLQKGVLDEILPEPIFQEEGVQYIKTMLAKNPAVTRAYKTIQVRKLKSSQLWERMEEEIRQCARLWGKEEHHHAVDLFFKRK from the coding sequence GTGGAAAACAAGGTACTTGTTTCAGATGTTGGAGATGGGATGATCGAAGTAAGACTTAATCGTGCTGAGAAGCGGAATGCAATAGATTTTGGTGTAATGGAGGAACTGGAAGCTTTTTTGGATCAGTATGAACAGGATGATCAAGTGCGGGGGCTTATTCTGACAGGATCCGGAGACGCAGCCTTTTGTTCAGGAGGTGATCTTTCAGCGTTCCATTCTTTAAAAACAGAAGAGGAATCATTTAGGATGCTTCATAGAATGGGAAAGATTCTTTACCGTTTTGCTATGTTCCCGGCACCTGTTTGTGCTCTTATAAATGGAACGGCTGTAGGTGGAGGCTGCGAGCTTGCAATGGCAGCGGATATCCGATATGCAAAAAAGGGAATCCGTATGGGCTTTATTCAAGGAACGCTATCGATTACTACCGGCTGGGGCGGCGGCTCTTTATTAATGGAAAGAGTGGATTCATCCAAAGCCATCGGTCTTCTATGTTCAGCGAACATATATGGTGCTCATGAGCTCCTTCAAAAAGGAGTCCTGGATGAAATATTGCCGGAACCCATTTTCCAGGAAGAAGGAGTGCAATACATAAAAACCATGCTAGCGAAAAATCCAGCTGTTACAAGGGCTTATAAAACGATTCAAGTACGAAAGCTGAAAAGCAGTCAGCTGTGGGAGAGGATGGAAGAAGAAATTCGCCAATGTGCAAGATTATGGGGAAAAGAAGAGCATCATCATGCGGTGGATCTGTTTTTTAAAAGGAAATAA
- a CDS encoding nucleotidyltransferase — translation MNILGLVVEYNPFHNGHLYHMQEAKKAAQADVTIAVMSGTFLQRGEPALLPKWERARMALEAGADLTVELPYVYSSQKASTFANGAVSILDMLGASHLCFGSEDGRIEPFFNSINQISQHEEKYRSSIKEYMKQGLSYPKALSLSFEAINGSKGDLADLTKPNNILGFQYVTSILEQGSPMRAQTIQRTSAGYHDEELPSGKIASATSLRKAIFSGNGTINEIKPFVPESTYRILSGWSNEGNPFLSWDRYFPYLQYNALFMTGKELSEIYEVEEGLENRLRSALKESSSFQEFMEQLKTKRYTWTRLQRMCVHVLMRTTKKQMEEAVNGERSPYIRVLGMNPTGQRYLGSIKKNVKVPLITNVHSFEHPALSLDIKAANLYAMGFPKQSRISRLKAEYATPPVRIGFDK, via the coding sequence TTGAATATTTTAGGGCTTGTTGTTGAATACAATCCTTTTCACAACGGACATTTATATCATATGCAGGAAGCAAAAAAGGCGGCTCAAGCCGATGTTACAATTGCCGTCATGAGCGGAACCTTCCTCCAACGAGGCGAGCCTGCTCTTTTGCCTAAATGGGAGCGTGCAAGAATGGCTCTGGAGGCAGGTGCTGACTTAACAGTAGAGCTGCCTTACGTTTATTCTTCACAAAAAGCAAGTACGTTCGCAAACGGGGCTGTTTCAATTTTGGATATGCTCGGTGCTTCTCATCTGTGCTTTGGCAGCGAGGATGGAAGAATTGAGCCTTTTTTCAATTCAATCAATCAAATCTCTCAACATGAAGAAAAATACAGGTCGAGCATTAAAGAATACATGAAACAGGGTCTGAGCTATCCAAAGGCTCTCTCCCTTTCATTTGAGGCCATCAATGGCTCTAAAGGAGATCTTGCTGATCTGACGAAACCGAACAATATACTTGGCTTTCAGTATGTTACCTCTATTCTTGAGCAAGGAAGTCCGATGAGGGCTCAAACCATCCAGCGGACTTCAGCGGGCTATCACGATGAAGAGCTTCCGTCAGGAAAAATCGCGAGTGCTACCAGTCTCCGCAAAGCCATTTTCAGCGGAAATGGAACGATAAATGAAATAAAACCATTTGTTCCGGAATCCACATATCGCATTCTATCCGGCTGGTCAAATGAGGGCAATCCATTCCTCAGCTGGGATCGATACTTTCCATATCTGCAATATAACGCTTTATTCATGACGGGTAAGGAGCTTTCTGAAATTTATGAGGTCGAGGAAGGTTTGGAAAATCGTCTAAGGTCCGCCCTCAAAGAAAGCTCTTCATTTCAGGAATTTATGGAACAGTTAAAAACTAAGCGGTATACATGGACAAGACTTCAGCGAATGTGTGTTCATGTGCTAATGAGAACGACAAAAAAGCAGATGGAAGAAGCCGTAAATGGAGAACGAAGTCCTTATATTAGAGTTTTGGGGATGAATCCAACCGGGCAGCGTTATTTAGGAAGCATAAAAAAGAATGTGAAAGTGCCGTTAATCACGAATGTTCATTCATTTGAGCATCCAGCCCTCTCACTGGATATAAAAGCAGCAAATCTCTATGCAATGGGTTTTCCAAAACAAAGCAGGATCTCACGATTAAAAGCAGAGTATGCAACACCGCCTGTAAGAATTGGGTTTGACAAATAA
- a CDS encoding RsfA family transcriptional regulator, translating into MTATRQDAWTQDEDLLLAEVVLRHIREGGTQLAAFEEVGRHLSRTAAACGFRWNSYVRKQYKSGIDHAKRLRKESRGKLEPVKEAVKEITSVSDDKNGLTIKEIVKFLEAYDDSEDARVLKESNQLLSDKVQKLEQQVTILEKEKQILQNQLLLVEEDYQSLIEIMDRARKMAISQEDERNRKVKFQMDRNGNLERIEK; encoded by the coding sequence ATGACGGCTACAAGACAGGATGCTTGGACGCAGGATGAGGATCTTTTGCTTGCTGAAGTGGTGCTTCGCCATATTAGAGAGGGCGGGACCCAGCTGGCTGCTTTTGAAGAGGTGGGCAGACATTTGTCCAGGACGGCTGCAGCGTGCGGATTCAGATGGAATTCATATGTGAGAAAACAGTATAAGTCCGGAATTGATCATGCGAAAAGGCTTCGCAAGGAGTCTAGAGGGAAATTGGAACCTGTTAAGGAAGCGGTGAAGGAGATTACGTCCGTTTCGGATGATAAAAACGGGCTGACGATAAAAGAGATTGTGAAATTTTTAGAAGCCTATGATGATTCAGAGGATGCGAGAGTTTTAAAGGAGAGCAATCAGCTTCTTTCGGATAAAGTGCAGAAGCTTGAGCAGCAGGTTACGATTCTGGAGAAGGAAAAGCAGATTCTGCAGAATCAGCTTTTGCTTGTGGAGGAAGACTATCAGTCGCTTATTGAAATTATGGATCGTGCAAGAAAGATGGCCATTTCGCAGGAAGATGAACGGAACCGTAAAGTGAAGTTTCAGATGGATCGAAATGGGAATCTTGAGAGAATAGAAAAATAG
- a CDS encoding N-acetyltransferase: protein MHKVERLLINYKTLEEFKRFKEYGLQELSMLEDLEGNIIENDSDSPFYGIYFGEKLVARMSLYRVDKKFDQYFSPQQDYLELWKLEVLPDYQREGYGQSLVEFAKSFKLPIKTNPRVKSADFWSKMDFEAVKYDMDRDKGENPLLWSPDASRHSSESA from the coding sequence ATGCATAAGGTTGAACGCCTTCTTATTAACTACAAAACACTTGAAGAGTTTAAAAGATTTAAAGAATACGGACTTCAAGAGCTATCCATGCTTGAGGATCTTGAAGGAAACATTATTGAGAATGACAGTGACTCCCCGTTTTACGGAATCTATTTCGGAGAAAAACTGGTTGCACGGATGAGTCTTTACAGAGTCGATAAAAAATTTGATCAATATTTTTCTCCACAGCAGGATTATTTAGAGCTTTGGAAGCTTGAGGTTCTTCCCGATTATCAGCGGGAGGGATATGGCCAATCCCTGGTGGAATTCGCGAAATCCTTCAAGCTTCCGATTAAAACGAATCCACGTGTCAAATCCGCAGATTTCTGGAGTAAAATGGATTTTGAAGCTGTTAAATACGATATGGACCGGGATAAAGGGGAAAACCCGCTGCTCTGGTCGCCGGACGCCTCCCGCCATTCCTCTGAATCCGCTTAA